Proteins from a genomic interval of Oceanispirochaeta crateris:
- a CDS encoding TraR/DksA family transcriptional regulator yields the protein MEKEFQDKMRTTLLEIKEQVLRNLISENEDFKAAVEDLGVKDLADIASNDIDVRTLEALSSQETLRLNKVESALIRLENGKYGVCARCTKKIAKDRLEAIPYAVLCIECKSDSEKRKN from the coding sequence ATGGAAAAAGAGTTTCAGGACAAGATGAGAACAACTCTGCTCGAAATAAAAGAGCAGGTATTGAGAAATCTTATTTCAGAAAATGAAGATTTCAAAGCTGCAGTTGAAGATCTTGGTGTTAAGGATCTCGCTGATATTGCTTCAAATGATATCGATGTAAGAACCTTGGAAGCCCTTAGTTCTCAGGAGACCCTTAGGCTAAATAAGGTTGAATCTGCGTTAATCCGCCTTGAAAATGGAAAATACGGGGTTTGTGCACGGTGTACTAAGAAAATAGCCAAAGACAGGTTGGAAGCCATTCCCTATGCAGTGCTTTGCATTGAATGTAAAAGTGACAGCGAAAAGAGAAAAAATTAA
- the infA gene encoding translation initiation factor IF-1: MSGVNCLSKEEAIEVEGIVKESLPNTMFRVEVANGHVILAHLSGKMRKHYIRIVPGDKVKVALSPYDLSRGRIIYRER, from the coding sequence ATGTCAGGAGTTAACTGTTTGTCTAAAGAAGAAGCAATTGAAGTAGAGGGCATTGTCAAAGAATCCCTGCCCAATACAATGTTCCGAGTTGAGGTAGCCAACGGCCATGTAATACTGGCTCACTTATCAGGTAAAATGAGAAAACATTATATCCGTATTGTCCCAGGCGACAAAGTAAAAGTTGCCCTGTCACCTTATGACCTCAGCAGAGGAAGAATCATCTACAGAGAACGCTGA
- a CDS encoding Smr/MutS family protein gives MMMNFEDILSQWEQQQRYKSAKDRAVELKKSAEVKAAPMDDWLEMYPPDRKLAERKEIPDRIIIHTRKKELARMDPQDTLDLHGWTGQEALSELEYFLKKSKRKGLNKVMVVHGKGLHSPGGASVLRPIVKNYLEKSPLVRDYGRAKVSSGGGGATWILLR, from the coding sequence ATGATGATGAACTTTGAAGATATCCTTTCCCAATGGGAACAGCAGCAAAGGTACAAATCGGCCAAGGATAGGGCAGTGGAACTGAAGAAGTCCGCAGAGGTCAAAGCAGCTCCCATGGACGATTGGCTGGAAATGTATCCTCCCGACAGGAAGCTGGCCGAAAGAAAAGAAATTCCAGATAGAATCATTATACACACAAGAAAAAAAGAGCTGGCGCGTATGGATCCTCAGGATACTCTCGATCTGCATGGCTGGACTGGCCAAGAGGCCTTGAGCGAATTGGAATATTTCTTAAAAAAATCAAAAAGAAAGGGATTGAATAAGGTTATGGTTGTCCATGGTAAAGGACTTCACTCCCCGGGGGGAGCATCCGTCCTCCGACCGATTGTTAAAAATTATCTGGAAAAATCTCCATTAGTGAGAGATTATGGTCGAGCCAAAGTGAGCTCTGGCGGCGGAGGGGCTACCTGGATATTGTTGCGCTGA
- a CDS encoding BatD family protein, translating to MESKRIRNRFRTGLVSLCFFLLPLIPSGAIEAEWKEQIVEGQRFTLKFITSFHGRQDVDIQDPIWPDGISKLSGPYTAQRTIQNEDGSFATVLQVIYTLRGDEPGIYTVPPVNVTDGLEIQTSDALVIPILDRDESFLNFPLLIEWLDIPESLYVGQSVPLVLMMHNLEEITLPDSVSIQPPQAAILESVRGLGEIHFSSIGERTLFHVPMETWMLTPSAPGTLNLGSVQVQILGLKRSTTRQSISVKPLPERVSKTGAVGEFSYSLQLPDSEAVVGDTVLLKLRVEGVGNLNYMVLGEPEFPETLNVVRKEVSDFTAGNSGFEGYRELQYLITLDSEGAYNIEIPGFAWLNPLTGTVSVSPSKTLNLRVVSVIDSLNQKNQNFSLIPPSEVLKGNRSPLYSNPLAYLLLFPGVLFLIMHRHLKGRKKFTLSTLILTLFMTSAALSSNHEITGFQESQSSFERGEFKKALDFYKTAGAEWDQNANFLYNRGVLYYLSGENAPAIASLRASLYLKPTSSLIKNTLDSIEKGLSLEHQFELSLLLPMDGLFLLFVISVNLVFVVIALRRGRHDSTAALLIFLLTFSSLLFAGELIRSSWILSRKEAVVSQDVAIRKIPDLQGSPWIQLPEGTSVELVRNYRDFSLIHTAYGLEGWVLLEDLIHISKESYDDEL from the coding sequence ATGGAATCCAAAAGAATCAGAAACCGATTCAGAACAGGACTGGTAAGCCTTTGTTTCTTCTTACTCCCTCTGATTCCCTCTGGGGCGATAGAAGCGGAATGGAAGGAGCAAATTGTAGAGGGGCAGCGGTTCACTCTGAAATTCATAACATCCTTTCATGGACGGCAGGATGTTGATATCCAAGACCCCATCTGGCCGGATGGGATCAGCAAACTTTCAGGACCCTATACGGCTCAGCGTACAATTCAAAATGAAGACGGCAGCTTTGCAACCGTTTTACAGGTGATTTATACCCTCCGGGGAGATGAACCCGGCATTTACACAGTTCCGCCTGTGAATGTCACTGATGGATTGGAAATTCAGACCAGCGATGCCCTAGTTATTCCTATCCTGGATAGGGATGAATCATTTTTGAATTTTCCTCTTCTGATTGAATGGTTGGATATCCCTGAGTCTCTTTATGTTGGACAATCAGTTCCTCTGGTTCTTATGATGCACAATCTGGAAGAGATAACCCTTCCGGATTCAGTTTCCATTCAGCCCCCGCAAGCGGCTATTCTTGAAAGTGTTCGGGGATTGGGTGAAATACATTTCAGCAGTATAGGGGAAAGAACGCTCTTTCATGTTCCCATGGAGACCTGGATGCTCACACCGTCAGCTCCAGGAACTCTGAATCTGGGATCTGTCCAAGTTCAGATTCTGGGATTGAAAAGGAGTACTACCAGGCAGAGTATCTCCGTTAAACCTCTCCCCGAACGGGTATCAAAAACTGGGGCCGTGGGGGAATTCTCCTATTCTCTACAGCTTCCTGATTCAGAGGCTGTTGTGGGTGATACTGTCCTGCTGAAACTCAGGGTGGAAGGTGTCGGAAATCTAAATTACATGGTTCTGGGCGAACCTGAATTTCCCGAAACATTGAATGTCGTCAGAAAAGAGGTCTCAGACTTTACAGCCGGAAACTCCGGATTTGAAGGATATAGAGAACTGCAGTATCTGATTACCCTGGATTCAGAAGGAGCTTATAATATTGAGATTCCCGGTTTTGCCTGGTTGAACCCTCTCACAGGGACGGTCTCTGTGTCTCCATCGAAAACATTGAACTTGCGTGTTGTTTCTGTCATAGATTCTTTGAATCAAAAAAATCAAAATTTCAGTCTCATCCCTCCTTCGGAAGTCCTCAAGGGCAATAGGTCGCCGCTTTACAGCAACCCATTGGCTTATTTACTTTTGTTTCCCGGTGTTCTCTTTTTGATCATGCACAGGCATTTGAAGGGGCGGAAAAAATTTACCCTTTCTACTCTTATCCTGACTCTTTTCATGACAAGTGCGGCCCTTTCAAGTAATCATGAAATAACCGGATTCCAGGAGTCCCAATCTTCCTTTGAAAGGGGTGAATTCAAAAAAGCTCTGGATTTTTATAAAACAGCTGGTGCCGAGTGGGATCAGAATGCTAATTTTCTATATAACCGAGGCGTATTGTACTATCTCAGTGGGGAGAATGCCCCAGCCATAGCGTCATTGCGTGCTTCATTATACCTGAAACCTACAAGCAGTCTGATTAAAAATACCTTAGATTCTATAGAGAAGGGCCTTTCTTTAGAGCATCAGTTTGAACTCTCTCTTCTGCTACCCATGGATGGTTTGTTCCTTTTATTTGTCATTTCGGTAAACCTTGTTTTTGTTGTGATCGCCCTCCGGAGAGGAAGACATGATTCCACGGCTGCTCTTCTGATTTTTCTGCTCACATTCAGCAGTCTCCTTTTTGCTGGGGAGTTGATTCGTTCTTCCTGGATTTTGAGCCGCAAAGAGGCTGTGGTCAGTCAGGATGTCGCCATAAGGAAAATCCCTGATCTCCAAGGCAGTCCTTGGATTCAACTTCCAGAAGGTACTTCGGTTGAACTTGTTAGAAATTACCGTGATTTCTCTCTCATTCATACGGCCTATGGCTTAGAGGGCTGGGTTCTTCTGGAAGATCTAATTCATATTTCTAAAGAGAGTTATGATGATGAACTTTGA
- a CDS encoding tetratricopeptide repeat protein, whose protein sequence is MVLKKSVLPWFFILLGILSSGSCRLFEPGFSVLKGNYAYQQGDYQKALLHYLGDEDKGNHKERILFNIATVYYALGEGLPALELWELAGSTVDEEVLFAAGFNSGVVLYQSGRFLEAYNAFRRALELRPNSLESKKNLELVLERLEAESGSPDSRSASTTPDVSDDARRILQYIKRKEGSGWNPKESETDSEQDW, encoded by the coding sequence ATGGTATTAAAAAAATCCGTTCTACCCTGGTTTTTTATACTTCTGGGAATCTTATCCTCGGGGTCCTGTCGGCTGTTTGAGCCGGGTTTTTCCGTTTTGAAAGGGAATTATGCCTATCAGCAGGGGGATTATCAGAAGGCCCTTCTGCATTACCTCGGCGATGAGGATAAAGGGAATCATAAAGAACGGATTCTTTTTAATATTGCCACTGTCTATTATGCCCTAGGAGAAGGGCTTCCTGCCCTGGAGCTTTGGGAGCTTGCCGGTTCCACTGTGGATGAGGAAGTCCTCTTTGCTGCAGGATTCAATTCAGGGGTTGTGCTCTATCAGTCCGGGAGATTTTTAGAGGCATACAATGCCTTTCGTCGGGCTCTTGAATTAAGGCCGAACTCTCTGGAATCTAAAAAAAATCTGGAGCTTGTCCTGGAAAGACTTGAAGCGGAGAGTGGATCTCCCGATTCCCGCTCGGCATCAACAACACCGGACGTCAGTGATGATGCCAGAAGAATTCTCCAATATATAAAGAGAAAGGAGGGAAGTGGATGGAATCCAAAAGAATCAGAAACCGATTCAGAACAGGACTGGTAA
- a CDS encoding vWA domain-containing protein → MTVLYPEVFWFFFLLLLLLLPALLNFSSGKRLLTILGGEWRREKTSHVYFIKNVFYWVTMLLFFVFSLLATAGISWNKEPVKDESSGLDIVYAVDVSRSMLAQDVHPDRLSRAGELIRSLTGNIPEGRNALVIFKGDGHILVPLTEDKIIIESAVNNLSPSLYTVQGSDIAKGLKKAIQAFPTGSPARKVVLLITDGESLEGNPVAMARECFLNDITLFVAGIGTVQGSLLYDASGDVISDSSGKAVVSRLNQSILREMADSGAGKYYDLSDVKTPGLIFQDLNSLSEESGAEGIRLQDQMSFRIFLIIALLCLILNLIGTQLRWSKWY, encoded by the coding sequence ATGACCGTATTGTATCCTGAGGTCTTCTGGTTTTTCTTCCTTCTTCTCCTTCTCCTCCTCCCCGCTTTACTCAACTTCAGTAGCGGGAAGCGTCTCCTTACCATTTTGGGAGGAGAGTGGAGAAGGGAAAAAACGTCTCATGTTTATTTTATCAAAAATGTTTTCTACTGGGTGACCATGCTTCTGTTCTTTGTTTTCTCATTGTTGGCTACTGCCGGGATATCCTGGAACAAGGAACCTGTGAAGGATGAGTCGTCCGGACTCGATATTGTCTATGCCGTAGACGTTTCCCGTAGCATGCTGGCTCAAGATGTTCATCCTGATAGACTCAGTCGGGCGGGTGAGTTGATCAGATCTTTGACGGGGAATATTCCCGAGGGGCGTAATGCTCTCGTGATTTTCAAGGGAGATGGGCACATTCTCGTACCTCTCACTGAAGACAAAATCATAATCGAATCTGCTGTAAACAACTTGAGTCCCTCTCTTTATACTGTGCAGGGGTCGGACATTGCCAAAGGATTAAAAAAAGCCATACAGGCCTTTCCTACCGGGTCGCCAGCCAGGAAGGTTGTCCTGCTTATCACAGATGGAGAGTCTCTGGAGGGCAATCCTGTCGCTATGGCCAGGGAGTGTTTTCTCAATGATATCACGCTCTTTGTTGCCGGAATAGGGACTGTTCAGGGAAGTCTCCTCTATGATGCTTCGGGGGACGTCATCAGTGATTCCTCCGGAAAAGCCGTTGTGTCCCGTCTTAATCAGAGTATTCTCCGAGAAATGGCAGACAGCGGAGCCGGTAAATATTATGATCTTTCGGATGTTAAAACACCGGGACTCATCTTTCAGGACCTCAATTCGCTCAGTGAAGAGTCCGGTGCGGAAGGAATCCGCCTGCAGGATCAGATGAGCTTTCGTATTTTTCTGATCATTGCCCTTCTTTGTCTCATTCTGAATCTTATTGGTACTCAGCTGAGGTGGTCAAAATGGTATTAA
- a CDS encoding VWA domain-containing protein yields the protein MLTFESPEYLFLILLIPVLFYFRHFGSSSGRSLRVSTGIWRKGIVTIKQRGLKLALFFSAFFFWAGLFLLGLALGGPALSIQEKVYLNRGADIVIVLDQSPSMAARDFPSETRLESAINMIKLFVSARKNDAVGLVGFGEEAVLKVPPTTDYNSFLSRLEESLIMELGEGTAIGMGLAVAVLHLSESRSDQRVIVLITDGDNNAGEIQPSAAASMAAQMGIRLYTIGIGGEGEVPFEFIHPESGQLMTGTLNSRFDETLLQDLAETGGGSFFKASSPGTLESVFRSIDSLETIEERVRIQVRTEPLYRWFIFLGLILILTDLLLRRLFFREIL from the coding sequence ATGCTGACCTTTGAGTCTCCAGAATACCTTTTTCTTATACTTTTGATACCAGTCCTCTTTTACTTCCGTCATTTTGGCTCTTCTTCGGGCAGATCTCTTCGTGTTTCCACAGGAATTTGGAGAAAAGGAATCGTCACCATTAAACAAAGGGGCTTGAAGCTCGCTCTCTTTTTCTCAGCATTTTTCTTCTGGGCAGGTTTGTTTCTTCTGGGGCTGGCACTAGGGGGACCTGCGTTGAGCATTCAGGAAAAGGTCTATCTGAATAGAGGTGCTGATATCGTCATCGTTCTTGATCAGTCCCCCAGTATGGCTGCTAGGGACTTTCCATCCGAAACTCGTTTGGAATCTGCTATCAACATGATTAAGCTCTTTGTTTCTGCAAGAAAAAATGACGCTGTAGGTCTTGTTGGTTTTGGAGAAGAAGCGGTTCTCAAGGTTCCGCCTACAACCGATTATAATAGTTTTTTATCCCGTTTGGAAGAATCGCTTATTATGGAGCTGGGAGAGGGAACCGCCATCGGAATGGGCCTGGCTGTTGCGGTGCTTCATTTGTCCGAAAGCCGGTCTGACCAGCGGGTCATTGTTCTCATAACAGATGGTGACAATAATGCCGGTGAGATTCAACCTTCTGCTGCGGCGTCCATGGCGGCTCAAATGGGAATCAGGCTGTACACCATTGGTATCGGTGGAGAGGGAGAGGTTCCCTTTGAGTTCATCCATCCAGAGAGTGGACAACTCATGACAGGGACTTTGAACAGTCGTTTTGATGAAACCCTCTTGCAGGATCTGGCAGAGACCGGAGGAGGTAGTTTTTTTAAGGCTTCCTCACCGGGGACTCTCGAATCGGTGTTCAGATCCATAGATTCTCTGGAAACAATCGAAGAAAGGGTGAGAATCCAGGTAAGGACAGAACCTCTGTACCGCTGGTTTATTTTTCTGGGCTTGATTCTCATCCTCACTGATCTTCTTTTAAGAAGATTGTTTTTCAGGGAGATCCTATGA